The genomic segment AACAAGAATTATCCACTGGTAGCAGGGGCCAAGCTACTGTGTGCATTTTGGGCGTTCGGCCGAACACAGTAACTTTAACTGTATTTGCCTTAAGAAATTCattgaatatgtacaaatttGTTAATTAAGAACACAACAACGTAAAAGAGCTAAAATCCGGAATTCATAAGCTTCAAATTCTAGCTCCGCCTGTGATGAGTTGACTATCTATTGAATAATATTAACAGTAACTCAAGGTAGCCTACATCCAATATTTTACTGGTCAAGTGCATCTTCATCAATTCCAGTATTTGTCATGGAGTGATTTAAGATCAAACATTATGCATCAGACTTGAGGAACAGCAAAATTTCCAACTGTGGGAGATAGAATGGATTGTGCATCCACTATAGtcaatattttgggtacagaCATGCCTCCTGAGATGACAATTTCTGCAGCATTTAAAATTGAAGTTAGCCACTATATCATCCTGGCCCCTAGGGAGGGAGTCATAAATGTTTGGTACGACAGAGGtcatttttctgaaaaaaatattttctatgagGAAGTCATTTTCTGGTGTTTGATTACCAtaaaacatttttcatcaaAAGGAGAATGAATACAAAAGTCATCTTCCTTGcgattatttaaaaatattttctatgagGAAGTCATTTTCTGGTGTTTGATTACCAtaaaacatttttcatcaaAAGGAGAATGAATACAAAAGTCATCTTCCTTGCGATTATTTTtactttcaacttccaattactTGCTCCAGCTATAACACTTCAACGTTATTAATAATCTGTAGCGCTCAAAATGTTTCATCAAAACGCCCTCCGACTTACTAATATTATAGTAACTAAGGAAATTAACATAtgttttttttccgaaaaaatatttttaagaaaaatgttttctaattTCCATGAAAATGACTTGTGTCGTACCAAACACACGTGAATGCCTGTGAAAGCTGAAGTTTAAGCTCTCACCTATTCCCTCTCTAACAGAGAGATTTGGCCTCATAATATCCTTAGAATTGAGAAGGAATACATCTCCCAGGTAAAGGTGATTAGTAGGCACATAAACACAACAGAGTTCCTCGGCACCTGTGCTCTTACGAAGAATAATGGTTGAAGTAATGAAGCAAAATGCATATTCTCCAAGGCGCGGATGCCTTATAATGGCCACTTCTTTAAAGGCATGTGAATCCTCATCTGAAACAATTCATATGCTAAATTTTGTTTAGTACAGTATTTAGAATGTTGAGAATCAATTTTCGATTAGAAAAGGTTAATTAATTACCTGGTGAAATTGCTCTACTAATTTGCTTGGAAGCAGTGTAGATATAACTCATTAGGGGCATTTTTTTGATGAACCATTCTCCTAAACTAAGAAGAGAAGCACCTAACCATGAGGACATGGACACTCCAACCaataatatgaaaattaaggATGTCACAAATCCAAGTCCTGTGAATGTTAGAAATAGTCATGAGAGACAAAGTACTTGTtcataaaaacataaacaaaaaCTATTCAACAATCAACATGAccttttttcccctcaaaaCAAGTACTCCCTTTGTATAAATGTATGTGTCACTATTTTCTTCTCAGTTAGTAAAGgaaaaaagatatttatatatattcggAAGAAATTTAACTTTAAGCTTCCATTTTACCTTTAATAAGAAGTTTTTATAGACATATACAAATGTTATGACAAGGTTAAGACCATACATTTCAGAagtcttttctttctttctttttttcttaaagtaTGTCATATAAATTAGAATAGAGAGGGCGCAAGTATTGTGCGCGCGctcaatgtacaaaaaaaaaaagggggggggggggggggggggggggggaggggaatTAATACTTACCGAATACATCGATTCCAAGATGAATATAGATTGGAGAAAAGAAGCCATCCACAAAATTAATGAGCTTCCAAGTGAGGTAAAAAGTTATGGCTATGGGAAATAAAATGACACTGCAAAACAATGTTAAAATTACTTCaatctcaaactcaaaattg from the Lycium ferocissimum isolate CSIRO_LF1 chromosome 11, AGI_CSIRO_Lferr_CH_V1, whole genome shotgun sequence genome contains:
- the LOC132037022 gene encoding protein LIKE COV 3-like — encoded protein: MGRSEKDRDLERLIPVGTLALDVTKINGSESSDQSPSPSSPFSHHSAKEAFGKDIHSWVTKKFMSGCVILFPIAITFYLTWKLINFVDGFFSPIYIHLGIDVFGLGFVTSLIFILLVGVSMSSWLGASLLSLGEWFIKKMPLMSYIYTASKQISRAISPDEDSHAFKEVAIIRHPRLGEYAFCFITSTIILRKSTGAEELCCVYVPTNHLYLGDVFLLNSKDIMRPNLSVREGIEIVISGGMSVPKILTIVDAQSILSPTVGNFAVPQV